The DNA window GTCACCGGCGCATTGCGAACTGTTGAATGTGACCGGGCTGGGCGGTGCCACCCCGGTCAACGCGGCCAGTTGCGAGGTGGTCCGCGATGAGTGTCAGGAGATTGCTGAGGCGGACCGCTGTGGGGCGTGGCAGCAGCGGTTCCGCAACGCGCGGGGGCAGGAGAGCTTTGCTTCCGCCGACCGGAAGGCGGCCGCCAGCGCCGAGCGTGCGCGGCTGCAGGCGGTGCTGGAAGCGAGCAACTGCCCGGTTCCCTAAAACCCGTAACGCAGGAAGCCGCCGTCCACCGCGATGCATTCGCCGGTGACATAGCTGGCTGCGGGCAGACACAGGAACGCAACGGCGGCCGCCACCTCGTCCGGCTCACCGATGCGTCGCATCGGCGTCCGGTCGATCACCTGATCGTAGTAGTCCGGGTCGGACAGCGGCCCGGAGGTGCGGCGCGTGCGGATGTACCACGGAGCCACCGCATTGACCCGGATGCCGTCTTCGGCCCATTCCACCGCGAGGTTGCGGGTCATCTGGTGCATCGCCGCCTTGGTCATGCCGTACACCGCGCCGCTTCGCACATGGGTCAGGCCCGAAACGCTGCCGACATTGACGATGGCCGAGGCCGCGTGGCGGGTCAGCAGCGGATGCGCATAGCGGGAAAGCTCAAAGGCCGAGAACAGATTGGTCTCGAAGATGCCGCGCCATTCGTCCTCGGTGTACTCGGTGGCCGGCTTGGTGATGTTGCCACCCGCATTGTTGATCAGCAGGTGCAGGCCATCGCTGTGATCTTCCACCCAGTCCAGGATCTGACGGCGGTCATCGTCGTCCGACACGTCGGCCGACAGACCATGAATCTCACGCTCGGGGAACGCATCAGCCAGTTCGTCGCGCGCCACTTCCAGCGCATCGGCGTCGCGGCCGACGATCAGCAGGTCCGCGCCGAGCCCGGCCAGTTCATGCGCGATCGCCAGGCCAATGCCGGCACTGGCACCGGTGATCAAAGCGGTCTGTCCATCCAGTCGCCAACGCTGCGCGCTCACGGTTTTCTCCAGCCATGTTCGTGGTGCGGCAGGATAGCCCGCATGCGCTGGCAGCGCACCCCGTCACACACGCCGTGGCGGAGCGGTGCGACACTGCACGCCATCCGAATCAACGCGCCGAGGTTGCCATGCTGATCCGCCTCACCCTGCCGCTGGCCGCCGTGCTGGCCCTGGCCGGCTGCAACCGCCCGCCGGCCGCACCGTCGCCGGAAAAACCGCCCGAGCCCCAGGCCACTGCTTTGCGCGACGCCATGCAGCAGCCGCTGGACAAGGCCAAGGCCGCGCGTGAAACGCTGGAGAAAGCGCCGGATACCCGCGCAGCGGGCGACGCCGAAAGCGAGCTGTGAGGTCACGACCAACGGTCGTGACCTACCTCAGGCAGACCGGTAGGGCACAACCGTTGGTCGTGCCTTGAGCACCGGTAGGGCACGACCGTTGGTCGTGCCACCACAGATCAGAATCCGCAGAAGCAATACGCGAGCGCCTTCACCGGCGCGCTGCCACGCGGGTCGCGCGCAGCGTTCTCGACGAAGCGCAGCTGGGTGTCCAGCTCCGGCATCGAACGCGCCAGCATCATGCGCGCCATGCCCGACTCGCCCAGCATCCAGGCCCCGGCACGGGTGCCGGCAAAGCCGCTGATGAACTGGGCCAGCGGGGTCGCCGGCTTCTCGATGTAGCGCACGCGCACCTTGTCCAGGCTGCCCAGCTTGGCGCGGGCGGCGGCATCGGTCAGCGCCACACGCAGGCCACCGAAGTCGTCGACCAGGCCGCGCTCCTTGGCCTGTGCGCCACTCCAGACGCGGCCGCGGGCCACTTCATCCACGGCCTCGACCGGCTTGTTGCGCGCATCGGCGACCTTGCCGGTGAAGTCGGCGTAGCCCTTGTTGATCACCGACTGGATCACCTGGCCCACGGCCGGGTCCATCGGACGGGTGATGTCGAACGCACCGGCAAAGCGGGTGGTACCCACGCCGTCGGTGTGCACGCCGATCTTGTCCAGCGAGCGCGCCAGGTTCGGAATCATGCCGAAGATGCCGATCGAACCGGTGATGGTCGACGGGTCGGCGTAGATCTTGTCGGCATTCATGCTGATCCAGTAACCGCCGGAGGCAGCCAGGTCACCCATGGATACCACCACCGGCTTGCCAGCCGCCTTCAGCGCGACCACCTCGCGGCGGATCTGCTCGGAGGCGAACACTTCGCCACCCGGCGAGTCCACACGCAGCACGACGGCCTTCACGTCTTTGTCTTCGCGGGCTTCGCGCAGCAGGGCCGAGGTCGATTCACCACCCACGCGCCCGGCCGGCAGGTCGCCGCCAGCGATTTCACCGGCCGCCACCACCACCGCCACCTGCGGACGCGAGTCCACCGGCGAACGACGCAGGTCCAGCTGGGTCAGGTAGTCGCCCAGGGTGATGTTGCGGAAACCGCCATCGGCGTCTTCGTCGGCCACGCCGCGATCGGCCAGCAGGTCTTCCACTTCCTCACGGGTCTTCAGACCGTCCACCAGCTTCTGCTGCAGGGCGAACTTGGCGAGGTCACCACCCGCTGCAGCGACGCCTTCGGGCAGCGTGTCGATGCCGGCGGCCAGCTGCGCGGCGTCGAGCTTGCGCGCCTTGGCCACGTCGGCCAGGTAGCGCTGCCACACGTCGTTCATCCAGAACAGGTCGGCTTCCTTGGCCTGCGGCGAGGCGGCATCCAGCACGTAGGGTTCGGCGGCGGACTTGTACTCACCCACCTTGAACAGGTGCACGTCCACGCCCAGCTTGTCCTGCAGGCCGGCGCGGAAGTACTGGCGGTAACGTCCCAGGCCTTCCAGCACCAGTCCGCCCATCGGATCCAGATAGACCTCGTTGGCCTGCGCAGCCAGCAGG is part of the Stenotrophomonas oahuensis genome and encodes:
- a CDS encoding SDR family oxidoreductase, with amino-acid sequence MSAQRWRLDGQTALITGASAGIGLAIAHELAGLGADLLIVGRDADALEVARDELADAFPEREIHGLSADVSDDDDRRQILDWVEDHSDGLHLLINNAGGNITKPATEYTEDEWRGIFETNLFSAFELSRYAHPLLTRHAASAIVNVGSVSGLTHVRSGAVYGMTKAAMHQMTRNLAVEWAEDGIRVNAVAPWYIRTRRTSGPLSDPDYYDQVIDRTPMRRIGEPDEVAAAVAFLCLPAASYVTGECIAVDGGFLRYGF
- the sppA gene encoding signal peptide peptidase SppA, which translates into the protein MNQPVRRNPVASFFIGLWDVMNFTRRLILNLVFFGLLLLVLVMFVVAAGKSAGSNRGLQDRTTLVIAPEGKLVEQYTADPLSRALAKAVGDNAAEEIQLRDLVRGIDAARQDKNIERVVLQLDKLQPSGFASMREVAAALQELRGSGKQIVAYSDGMSQWQYLLAAQANEVYLDPMGGLVLEGLGRYRQYFRAGLQDKLGVDVHLFKVGEYKSAAEPYVLDAASPQAKEADLFWMNDVWQRYLADVAKARKLDAAQLAAGIDTLPEGVAAAGGDLAKFALQQKLVDGLKTREEVEDLLADRGVADEDADGGFRNITLGDYLTQLDLRRSPVDSRPQVAVVVAAGEIAGGDLPAGRVGGESTSALLREAREDKDVKAVVLRVDSPGGEVFASEQIRREVVALKAAGKPVVVSMGDLAASGGYWISMNADKIYADPSTITGSIGIFGMIPNLARSLDKIGVHTDGVGTTRFAGAFDITRPMDPAVGQVIQSVINKGYADFTGKVADARNKPVEAVDEVARGRVWSGAQAKERGLVDDFGGLRVALTDAAARAKLGSLDKVRVRYIEKPATPLAQFISGFAGTRAGAWMLGESGMARMMLARSMPELDTQLRFVENAARDPRGSAPVKALAYCFCGF